The sequence GAGCAGGAAGACCGAGCCCCACCAGAAGTGGGACAGCAGTGCACCACCGACAACCGGGCCGATCACCGCGCCGGCCGAGAAGCAGAGCCCCCAGATACCGATCGCCAATCCCATCTGCTTCGGATCCCGGAACAGGGTGCGAATCAGTGACATGGTCGACGGTGCCAGGATCGCACCGGCCACACCGAGCAGGGCACGGGTGGCGATCAGCATCTCGGGACTGACGGAGTACGCCGCGACGACGGATGTGACGCCGAACGCTGCGGCTCCGATCAGTAGCAGCTTCCTACGACCGATACGGTCACCGAGCGTGCCCATCGTGATCAGGAACCCGGCTAGCATGAACACGTAGATGTCCGTGATCCAGAGCTGCTGAACGCTGCTCGCGCCCAGGTCCGCCGTCAGGTTGGGAAGCGCGAGGAGCAGGCTGTAGATGTCGATGGAGACCAGCAACGTCGGCAGGGCCAATACGGCCAGCGCGATCCATTCCCGTCGCCCGGCCCTGGCCGGGATCGTGTCGTTCATGTCAGTCCTTTCAGGTTCACGGACCAGTCCGCCCGGACGAGCCAGCCGTCACAGACAAGTCGAGGCTGACGTTGGCTTCTCGACATCCGCACAGCGGAGGTCGGCAGGGGCTGTGGGCTTGGTCAGCGCCGCCGGCAGTGACCGAGTCCCGACGTCGACTGCGGATACGCTAGCCGCGCAATCGATGATAATCATCGAAGCTGCCGGCTTCCTGGTCGACAGACGTACGGGAGCCGCACCGAGTTCGTGGGACCGCGCCGGCGGCCGCCCGCCACAACATGAATCATTGGAACCAACTAACGGATCGTTGCGACATCGCTTCGATGGCTGGTAGCTTGACGGCGCTTGGGGGCTACCGACGCACATGCGTCGCCACCCATCCGCGGGCCGAAATTGGACGATGCCCGACGACTGCAACGCCAGTACGCAACGCCACTTGGAGTGGACATGAAATTTTTGCTGCTACACATGAACCCGTCGGCGTGGGAGGCGCTCACCAATGACGACCAGAATTCAGCCATCCAAGGACACGATGAGTTCATTAAGTTGACCAGGGAATCAGGCGAGTTCGTCGCAACCAAAGCGGTGGGCGATCCGTCGACTAGTTCGACGGTGCGTGTACGTGATGGCAAATCGACTGTCACCGACGGGACATACCTGCCAACGACCGCTGGCTTCATGTGTGGCTACTATGTCGTGGACGTGGCGAGCAAGGAGCGGGCGCTCGAGTTAGCTGCGCAGATTCCGGAGGCGAAGTACACCGGGGTCGAGGTGCGCCCGGTGGCATTCGAGGCCGGTGCCGAATAGTTCCCAGATACGGGCTCCTGTCGGACCCGCCGTCGCTGGGCGGCGGGTTTCGCAATACGTTCACCGGTGCCGCATCGCGCCGATAGCCCCAGAACGTTTGTCGCACCGATCCGGTCCACACCCCGGGATCGCCAGCCGCGAGCCTGCTCGACCTCGAAGAACCGCATACTGCGGGCCGGCTACCTTTCGCCAACACCGAAGCGCGCCTGGGCAAGTTCCCGGGTGGCTGTCGAGGCCAGTAGGACACCAATTCCGGCATGACTGTGCATCGTGGACATATCACGCCACACCCGTTCGATCCGCTCCCCCTGCCGAACCGAACTCGAGCCGGCCGTGGGAAACAGGTGTGACTCGACCGCATGCCACGCGAGCCGGATCGCCTCCCGGCAAATTGCGGCGAGACGCAAATCCTCCTCCCGACTGAACCCCGCGACATTACGCGCTGACTGGGCACTCCACTGTCCGATCGCTTGGAGAACGGCTGCCTCCGCCGTGGCGATCATGCCTGCCGCCTGGCCGTACCACCACTGGAAGTCCGGACTTTCCGCCCGCCTGACGATCGGCGGAAACAGCGTGGTCCGGTTCCGCATCAAATTCTCGTAGGCGTCCAACGCGCCCTTCGCCATGCCAACTGCCAACGCGGAGACTTCGAGCAGCATAAAGCTCAGCGGACCGCCACCGTACTCTGGATTGCCATGGAGCTGGCGACCTGGGGTGGTAGATACATCAACCTCACTCATGTGCGTGCCAGGTAGCGTGAGATGCTCGGCGATCCGACCATTTTCGAAGTGAATGCTGTGCGATCCGCTTCCCTTAAGACCGAGTTGAGTCCCCCAGTCGTCCAGGCGCCGCCATTCCTCGCGTGGAGCGACGAACAACATTGGTGCCGGAGGTTCTCCCTCGGCCTGTGATGGCAGGGTGTGCCCAAGAAAGTGAGTGGCGTACGGCGATCCCGAGCAGTAGGGGAAGGTGCCGTTAAGAATCCAGTCGCCGTTCGCTGCGCGCTCAGCCGCGCCACTCGGCACGATGGTGGCGGGGCAGATGAAGTCGCCGCCGCGGAACAGCTCGGCCTGTGCCTTCTCGTCAAACAGCGTCGCCACCTGGAGGGCGTGGGTTGCGCCGAGGCAGTACATCCATCCGGTGGATGGGCAGCCCCTGGCAAGCGCCATGACCACGCGCAGGAAGGTATCAACGCCAAACTCGTAGCCGCCGTAGCGGCGGGGAACCAGGATCCGGTAGAAGCCGGCATTCTTGAATGTGGTGTGCGTGTCCACGGCATAGTACGTACGCTTTTCGGTCTCGCCCTGGCGCTCGACGAGAAGAGGACCGATGTCCTCTGCCCGGGCGACAACCTCAGCAGGCGTGAGGTCCGGCTCTGGTGGCAGAGTAGGCGCCCGGCCTGGAACCCTTCTGGTGACGGTCATCGCTGAACGGCTCCCTCATCTCGACAAGCTGCTTAGGCGATGATCTCATCGTTACGCCCCGGCAAACATCTCCCGCATTGCTCTGTTGGCGCAACGCGGCATGGAGATCCCGACTCAGCAATGTCAAAGAAGTGGGATCGACGCCATAGTTGTTAGCTTCTGCACGCCGACTTCGGAGGGGGCTCGGGTGGAACAGATTCCGCTGTCATTCAACCAGCAGTTCATGTGTCAGTTTGATCGAGGCGACGAGGAGGGAGCATTTGGTCCGCACAACCACATCGTCCATGGTTGGCGGATACGCGGCGAGGTTGATGTGGACACCATGCGCGCCGCCTTGACCGACGTGGTAGCCCGACATGAGGCCCTACGCACGGAAATCGTCCGAGATGCAGAGCCGAGCTACCAGCGGGTGCTGCCGCCCAGCCCGGTGGTCCTCGATACCCGAGATATGTCGCATGTCGACCAAGCAGATCGCGA comes from Salinispora tropica CNB-440 and encodes:
- a CDS encoding acyl-CoA dehydrogenase family protein, yielding MTVTRRVPGRAPTLPPEPDLTPAEVVARAEDIGPLLVERQGETEKRTYYAVDTHTTFKNAGFYRILVPRRYGGYEFGVDTFLRVVMALARGCPSTGWMYCLGATHALQVATLFDEKAQAELFRGGDFICPATIVPSGAAERAANGDWILNGTFPYCSGSPYATHFLGHTLPSQAEGEPPAPMLFVAPREEWRRLDDWGTQLGLKGSGSHSIHFENGRIAEHLTLPGTHMSEVDVSTTPGRQLHGNPEYGGGPLSFMLLEVSALAVGMAKGALDAYENLMRNRTTLFPPIVRRAESPDFQWWYGQAAGMIATAEAAVLQAIGQWSAQSARNVAGFSREEDLRLAAICREAIRLAWHAVESHLFPTAGSSSVRQGERIERVWRDMSTMHSHAGIGVLLASTATRELAQARFGVGER
- a CDS encoding YciI family protein; this translates as MKFLLLHMNPSAWEALTNDDQNSAIQGHDEFIKLTRESGEFVATKAVGDPSTSSTVRVRDGKSTVTDGTYLPTTAGFMCGYYVVDVASKERALELAAQIPEAKYTGVEVRPVAFEAGAE